The sequence TCCGGCTTAACGCAGGAGCGACAGGGCGGCTTGCGGCACCGTGTTGGCCTGGGCCAGAATCGCCGTACCGGCTTGTTGCAGAATCTGGTTACGGGTCAGTTGCGAGGTTTCCAGTGCGAAGTCTGCATCCTGAATCCGGCTGCGGGACGACGTGATGTTTTCCACGTAGTTCTGCAGGTTGGCGATCACGGCTTCAAACCGGTTCTGGATGGCACCGAAGGTCGCACGGGAGTTGGAGATCTGTGCGATATCGGTATCCAGCGCTTCAATGTTGGCCGAGGCGTTGGCCGAGGTCAGCACGCTGATCGTCTGCACGGCGGTCAGGTTCACGTTGAAAGTGTTCAGACCTACGGAACCGGTGGCGGTCGAACCCACACCGCTGGTGTCTGCCAGCGCGCTGGCCAGGTTCAGGGAAGCGGAGCCGATGGCAACCTGGTTGGTCGCGGCACCTTCGGAGCCGACCTGGAAGGTCAGTGCCTGGTTACCGGACAGCAGCAGTTGGCCGTTGAACTCGGTGGTGGACACAATACGCGAGATTTCCTGCGTCAGTTGGTCCACTTCCTTTTGCAGTTGCGAGCGGTTGGTGTCGCTGATGGAGCCGTTGGCAGCCTGTACCGCGATTTCACGAATCCGTTGCAGGTTACCGGCCACTTGACCGAGGGAGCCTTCCGCCGTTTGCGACAGCGAGATACCGTCGTTGGCGTTACGCACCGCTTGGGTGTTACCACGGATTTGCGAGGTCAGACCGGCAGCAATGGCCAGACCGGCGGCATCATCCTTGGCGCTGTTCACGCGCAGACCGGAGGACAGGCGCTGCAGCGAAGTAGCAAGTTGCGAGCTGCTGGAGGCCAGGTTGCGCTGGGCATTCAGCGACGAGATATTGGTATTGACGACTAATGGCATGATATTTACTCCTTGGTTACCCAGCACCCCGGCTGGCACATCCCGTTCAGGCACGTATCAACTTGGGCCTTCACTGCCTATATCGGACAGGGTGGCGGAGAACTTTAGGGCAATCTGCAAAAAATTTTTCAAGCACCTGCGGCCCAGCGCTGCAGATCGGCTTGCAGACGCTGCAGAGGTACAGTCCAGTCGCCCAGCGTCGACTGCCGATACTGGCACACACTGGCATACCAGGTCGCATCCGACTCGTCAGCCCCCCAGCGCCAGTCACCATCAAAGCGATTGAGCACCCAGACCGGGACCCCCAGGGCACCCGCCAGATGCACCACGGAAGTATCCACACTGATCAGCAAGTCCAGCTGGGTGAGGCAGGCAGCCGTATCGGCAAAGTCATGGAATGCCGCAGCCGCATCCTCTGGTGGCCATGCCGGCTGATAATCCAGCCGCGCCTCACTGCCATAGCCTTTCTGCAGGCTGACCCAGCTGATACCGGGAATAGCCGACAGGACGGCGTGTAGCCGCGACAGGGGCAGGCTGCGGCGGGCATCCAGCCACTCCGAGCGGGCATTGCCCTGCCGACGGCTCCCCTGCCACACCAGCCCCACCTTGCGCCCCGGCAAGGCCGACAGCATGGTTTGCCAGGTGGCCACCCGCTGTGGGTCCACACGCAGATACGGCACCGTGCAGAGCGGATCAGGATGCGTTGAAAGCAGGCGGGCGGGAATGTCCATCAACGGTACATGGTAATCCGCCTGCACCGGGTCCTGCTCCGATATCGGGATCTCTGGCCATTGCAATCGGAACAGCGCATGCAGTGCGCGGGGCATGTGCAGACTGAGCTGCACCCCGCTGGTCCGCAGCGGCTCCAGATAGCGGATGAACTGCAGACAATCCCCCAGCCCTTGCTCGCCATGCACCAGCAGGCGCTTTCCGGCCAAGGGTTCCCCCTGCCACAACGGGAAGGGATAATGCGGCATCTGCCCATTGATGGCAGCACGCCAGCGAGCCTGATACTCCGGCCAGCCTTCCCGATACCGCCCCTGCGCCAGCAGGACCAGACTCCGGTTCCAGCGGCTCAGCGGGTGATCTGGCTCGCGCTGCAAGGCGGCATCAAACGCCGCTTCGGCTTCCGGCAAGCGCCCCATGCCATGCAGCACGATGCCAAGGTCACACCACAGACCGGCTTCCTCAGGCTGGCGCTGCAAGGCGCGACGCAGCCCGTGCTCGGAATCCTCCCAGCGATCCAGAAACTTGCAAGCCAGCGCATGCTGCAGCAAAGGCTCGGTGGCCTGCGGGGCCAGCCGGGCGGCATGCTCGGCCAGGGCCAGCGCATCCTGATACTGCCCCAGCGCCAGACACAAGGCCGCCATACGGCACAGGGGCACCGGATCAGCCGGGGCCTGCCGCATGGCCTGCTCGAATGCAGCAAAGGCCTGGTCATAGCGCTCCAGCGCCTGTGCGGCATGGCCTTGCAGGCACAGGGCACGGACATCCAGCGGCTGCAACCGGGCAGCGGCCTCCAGATCAGTCAGCGCATGCAGCCATTGCTCCTGCTGTACCTGACACTCAGCCCGCAAGCGCCACAGCCGGGCCTCGGCGGGCAGTTTTTGCAAAGCCTCATCCAGTACGGCCTGCATGGCAGGCCAGTCGCGCAAGCGCTGCAAGGCCAGGGCCAGGTTATGCCAGGAATCCCCGTGGAACGGCGCCACGTGCACCACCTGACGATAGCGCTCGGCAGCCTGGACCGGGTCGGTTTCCTGCAGGGCCACCCCTTCGGCAAACCAGCGCTGCAGGGTGGCGAC is a genomic window of Leeia aquatica containing:
- a CDS encoding flagellin N-terminal helical domain-containing protein: MPLVVNTNISSLNAQRNLASSSSQLATSLQRLSSGLRVNSAKDDAAGLAIAAGLTSQIRGNTQAVRNANDGISLSQTAEGSLGQVAGNLQRIREIAVQAANGSISDTNRSQLQKEVDQLTQEISRIVSTTEFNGQLLLSGNQALTFQVGSEGAATNQVAIGSASLNLASALADTSGVGSTATGSVGLNTFNVNLTAVQTISVLTSANASANIEALDTDIAQISNSRATFGAIQNRFEAVIANLQNYVENITSSRSRIQDADFALETSQLTRNQILQQAGTAILAQANTVPQAALSLLR
- a CDS encoding tetratricopeptide repeat protein; protein product: MATAEEIVATLQRWFAEGVALQETDPVQAAERYRQVVHVAPFHGDSWHNLALALQRLRDWPAMQAVLDEALQKLPAEARLWRLRAECQVQQEQWLHALTDLEAAARLQPLDVRALCLQGHAAQALERYDQAFAAFEQAMRQAPADPVPLCRMAALCLALGQYQDALALAEHAARLAPQATEPLLQHALACKFLDRWEDSEHGLRRALQRQPEEAGLWCDLGIVLHGMGRLPEAEAAFDAALQREPDHPLSRWNRSLVLLAQGRYREGWPEYQARWRAAINGQMPHYPFPLWQGEPLAGKRLLVHGEQGLGDCLQFIRYLEPLRTSGVQLSLHMPRALHALFRLQWPEIPISEQDPVQADYHVPLMDIPARLLSTHPDPLCTVPYLRVDPQRVATWQTMLSALPGRKVGLVWQGSRRQGNARSEWLDARRSLPLSRLHAVLSAIPGISWVSLQKGYGSEARLDYQPAWPPEDAAAAFHDFADTAACLTQLDLLISVDTSVVHLAGALGVPVWVLNRFDGDWRWGADESDATWYASVCQYRQSTLGDWTVPLQRLQADLQRWAAGA